The genomic stretch caaccaaaatgtgTCATATGTCACTCTCTCATTGCAATTGGAATCaaatattttcctccaaaattaagGAATTTTACTCTCCctcttactaattttacaaccaaaatgtgTCATATGTCACTCTctcattgtaattgaaattaaatattttcctctaaaattaaagaattcttCACTCCtatttactaattttacaaccaaattgTGCCACATGTCACTCCCTCATTACAATTGAAATCAAATctctttccctccaaaattaaagagttctcccctcttccctctttctttctctatttctctcATTCCTTCAACCAttctatctattttatatatcattatcaatgactaattactaatttgacaatcaaaatgtgcaacatgacattctttaattgcattaaaatttgaattgaaatatatctatattatgtatcatatattactatctaatttaataaccaaatgtgtcacatgacactctcttattaaaattgagagaaaaaatatttttttcaaaattaataaactccctTACTAAATTCTCTTATATACCTCTCtccatttttctatttctctctactatttttactctatatataatttatattttatattagtaatttgacaaatcaaaatatgtcatccgatatttttttacaattaaaataaaatttttttcttccaaaattaacaaactctcactctcactcttcatctttatctttctctctcttttctctcattttctattttttctatctttctcttttatagaaaacaaaattaacaaaataatataattaaataaaaatattattattattgtttttatatacataattttttagttttttatttagttttgaattttcaccgcttatctttttaatttatatttttatttctcttttttcaaatatttattacatataatttggagagaatactaatgttataattaaaagttagaatcaagatttaattgttttaaaaaaattaattttgagttaattttataactatcagtataatttttttatgctaatatctaattataattttatatacatagagagaaaaaatattatttttaaatagaaagtataaaaattaattttttttatttgtacaACAAATTTAACAGTTAACActtaattaaatgtaaaagtatacacgttaaattgttttaaattttagataacgaatattaaaattaattattaatataaaattagactttttcatataaaaataacaactaagaatcttattatttaattttttatctacagATACCTTAGTCTTTTTAGTTAGAGACTTTATCAATCTACgatttttttgtaaaagtagtttgattttataaatcttttgtgcTATGCATAATATATATTGTCGGAACAAAATGGAtcataaaaatttcaaattcatGTATCCGTGTGTCCCATATCGTGTCGTATTCCATATCTATGACAGCATCCATGTATCAtagattaattttaatatcagTTTCACTATAAACATAATACATgataaaatacaataatattgtTTAATATATATAACCAATCTTACTTAATAGGATAagattttgttattattattattatagtaaCAAAATTATccatttataatatatattagaatataaattatacacattaaaatatataaaaaaaatatattatatatttatatataaatatgattgatttaatgattaattttttatatttatataatatttttttatatatgtaaaaatttatgtaatttttttatataaaattaataattaaataatttaattaaatatttcaaTCATCTAATAATATTTATCTATTAATTTTACGTAAAAATAATTCACATAAATCTTTACCATATATATACGTTCACTATTTCCGGGCTGAAATCTTTTGTAATCCCTATAGTTTTAACTTCTATATATGTGCCAGAATATAAAGTTATATAACGTGTGACAATTGTGACATGGTGTTTCCTTTATAACGCAAATATATGTGATACGTTGCGGATAAAATCTCTAAAGAGAAATGGAACCTTTCGCATAATGTAATTGTCCTCCTCACAAATTAAAGAATTCAGTCAGACAGCAACTAAAAATAAACTCTTAACAAAATTATTGATGCGTGTAGTAGTAAAAAGTACCTAATAGCAAAATAAACTACAAAAGTAAGACATTAGTTCTTTTTATCTCAATTTTTTTGTGATGaccaaattattattttattctttgttAAGAGCCACATTCTAATAGGTTACAATTGTTTTATTGACCAAACGATATGCACGCTACTGTGGATGAAGATGGGACCATCACAGTCTACACAGCAGCACAAAGAAAGGAATATCCTTTATTCGCCGTAATTATCTTcgacaaaagaaaaagtaaaaaaaaaaaaaaaacgaaaactaCCAGAATAGGTAAGCTAGCGATTAGATGATTCCGGACTCTGgagcaaaattttctttttttttttttttaattttcagaTTTACTAATGCTTGCATAAGAATCAAATTCGAAAAAGGAAACCAAATTATGCCGCATGTGTTCATCTACTAACAATACgttcaagtttttttttttttttttggtgactacaATACGTTCAAGTTTAATACCAAAGTATAATTCtttatattaattttctttaCAAAGGATATTAAACTTAATTATTCATATGAAGCTTGATAGCAAAAGTCTTGATATTATCATAAATAAACTATACCCTTAATATATTTTGAAAGAGAGCGTTGTTATGTactcatctttaattttataatgGTAAAAATTTACATACAatcatatttatataaaattattagttaaaaagtattaaataataatttaattaaatatattaaaatatctaataattttttactataggAAGATAATTacacataaatttttatatttaataattttaccTGATGTAGTACTTATACGATGCATAGATATATATTAATGAATATAAAATAGTTTTGTATGTTGCatttaattagtttataatAAAGTATAGTAGTTATTTCTCTAATGAGCTATCCTAAATAATTTGATAACAAcaatgaataaattaaaaaaaattagttgccAAATAGGCATGTGTTAATTAGCTCCAACAATAGCATTTGAAATATTCCTCAAAATCTCAGACCCCACCTAACCCCAAAGTGGTTgcctttttgttttctattatttctttcacttttactttttctcattgttattgttattgttattgttattgatATTCCCTCAATCTCGTGTGTCCAATAAAGCATGCTTCGCCGTCACACACAGATACACGTTGTTGTTCTCACCAACCAAAAACTCCTCTCTGCCCGCTAATTCCAATTCATTCACCGCCACCATGGGTGCGTAGGATAAGCCACTGCACACGATAGTATCATCATTCATCCACTACTACACTACGCACTACCATTCAACCGCCAACAATCCATGCTCAGAGGTGTGCTCTGCGCCACACGTCccaagccttggatcctctccGCCGCCATCCTTCATGCATCTCTCCACCACTCCTCCGCTCGTCTCCTCCATGCTCCGCCGCTTTTCCCCCAACTCCTCCGACGAACAGACACCCGTAGACACCACTCCAGTGCCTGCAATCATGGCGGAGATTTCGGCGGCGGAGGTGCGGCTTCGATATGGCATGCAATCATGCCTTGTGGTGGCGGAGCCGGAAGTGGCAAGAAGCTCCGACATCGCGGCGTGGTGGCGGTGCACCACCACGACCACGAGCTGAAGGGCGAGGGATCTTGGAACGTCGCGTGGGACGCGCGGCCTGCCAGGTGGCTCCACCGTCCCGATTCGGCGTGGCTCCTGTTCGGTGTCTGTGCTTGCCTTGCCCCACCGGTTTCCTCTGTCGCCGATCTCGAGGCTACGCCGCCGGCGACTGCGACTGTGGTTAATCGCGACATGAATACCGAGGGACAGGGAGTGAAGGTGGATGGACTCTCTTCTGATTACAGAGTCACTGGTTCGTTCATTCTTATTTCAATTTCCTCTTTCTGTTTCCTGATTTCATATATGACCTTTTGTTTTTTCCATCAAGAGACAGTGATTAATTATATATGAGAGGCTCATAGGCTGATATAGttgttatttttttgtgttgCATGGttgtttttaattatataatatgaAAAGTGTTTGATTGCATGAGTAATGTGTAAATAAATGAACTATGCTTTTAATTTGGGAGGATGCAACTTTTAACAATGATGGTCACTTTATGTAAAATAAAACCCCACTTTTGTCTTTAATGAATGatttatttccttttctttaatttgtttgttttaagGAAATTTGTTTtatgttgcttgttttgggttTCTTTTCCTTTAGTTTGTGTTTGTGCTAGAGCTTTTTTGTTAAAACTTCAAAGAAATGCAAAGCAACCCTGTATAACCTTCAATGATTTAAGactcttttcttttgttaaaaaTCGTTAAGACTGGTTCTCTTGAACCACAACCCTTTGTTCTCTTTATACAAGCAACATGAAGAGCTATtctatttattgtatttatgaGGTTGTAAGTTGAAGAATGTtttgttatatttatttaacTATTCATTTATCAATTATCTCAATGAATGGTATAGGCGTGCTTGCTGATGGTCGATGTCTATTTAGAGCCATAGCTCATGGAGCTTGTTTGAGAAATGGGGAAGCAGCACCTGACGAGAGGCGCCAAAGGGAACTTGCCGACGAACTGAGAGCTCAGGTAAGATCTTGCTGTTTGAAATGCAGATAAGATAGTTCTATTTGCTTTAGTacacttattttttaaaaatgatcTCTGTAACCATGGTAGACCGTTATGCCATTGTTTTATTTAGGTGGTAGAAGAGTTGATGAAGAGACGCGAGGAAACTGAATGGTAGGATTTGTCATATATGatatgatataatatatatatacaagaatTTGTTGGTTTATGTTTTCAATgactttattatttattattcctGTGTTGCTTCCTTAGGTTTATAGAAGGGGACTTTGATACATATGTAAAGAGAATTCAGCAGCCTTATGTATGGGGCGGGGAACCTGAGTTGTTGATGGCTTCTCATGTTTTGAAGTGAGTATTAATTTTTATAGAATTTGATTTCTCTGTGTTGGTTCTACTTATTTGCTTGGTTAATTTGCACTTGATGTCATGCCTAGACAGTAGTTATCTTTCATTAAcaagaattttttattgttaaaaaatgaaATTCGAAAACTACAACGAATCATCAAGATCCTTGTTTCTTACAACTTTTTAGTACCCAAGTCTCATCAGTCACAAACTTTTAGAATCAATCTCAGAACAAACCACAATTATTTTGAAATATGATACAAAAAAGGCAGATGTGTTTATCTGTAGATGgatataaaatttattgttcTAATGCTACTGCTAGGATTCAGTGAATATGATTTCTGTTTATTTCGAACATTTGTGTCTAATACACTCTGCATAAATAATAGGACACCTATCTCAGTCTTCATGAGGGACACAAGCTCTCTTAGTTTGGTAAACATAGCAAAATATGGGGAAGAATACAGGAATGAGAAGGACATGTGTATTAATGTGTTGTTTCATGGGTATGGCCACTATGACATATTGGAGACTTTATCAACCGAGAGTTGCCTGGAATCAAGTGCATAGAAGTTGATGGTATTAGGAATACACGATGTTGCAATTAAGACTTGTCTAGCCATTTTTCATTTTCAAAGAATTTCTAATGAATTCAGTAGCTTATTGAGATTGTATTTACAAGAGACTTGGATCCAAGCAACAGGCTTGTGcaatttttgtaacttctttagATGTTTGAAATTCGACACAATAATTTTTCTATaacgaaaaaaaaacgaaaaataaattgaaaaatgtTCAAGACCATCAAATTTATTGTTTAATAATTCTTTTAGTTTAGTAATTCAACAACATATTTTTAATGGTTAATTGatgaataaaaacaaaaattctgATGGTTTCCTAGCATTCttcaaataaattttgttaCCAATAATTGTCTTGATTCACTTAAAATAAATTGTCTGTAATTTGAGTTGttattttaaaatgaattaTGACATGTttaagaggaaaaaaaaataagaagtgttgtgtaattatttaaattttcaaaGATTCTGTTAGTAGAAATATTATGCACATTAAGAATTAAGTATCAAATTAGTTAtcatatatttttgtataaatatattgataattaacttacttttaatatatatatttttgtattttaatatgtattttatatatgtaGTCAATTTAGTATTGACTAATATTTTTATCCGTAATAATATTGTaggaatataaattttttaaaattatgattttttatatatatgtaatatagTTGTTCTTTTAATTGTGTGGACAATGTTAAAGGTTCTTTCAAACTTgccaattttaaaattaaatgaaagttTAGAATCATTGAACAAATACAAAAgatgttatatttttatatgtttttatttttaaattaatttcattaatctatcaaaatttataatatagtGTTTCAACTTTAGAAAACATTGTTTGTTAATGTTAGAaagattttataaatattttgttagttaTTTCAAAAACTAActgttttttttatatgatcAAGATCAATGACGTTCTTAAAAGACTTAAAAGGATGAAATGTCATTTTTATCccaaaacatatatatatatatattgctatTTATGTATCAAATGATCTAAAAAGTAGGAGTGAGCACGTGTCGGTTTGGTTCGGGTTCAATGTGAAATTAGAACTGAATCGATCAAAATATAATTGGTTCGGTTTCGTTTggatttgtatttttttgtgtatGTACCCGAACTAAACCAAATCGATTAAGAACAGATTGGTTCGGTTCGGGTAATTGAGTACCCAATgactttaaaatttataaaatgaaccaaattttatcttaaaaattcaacaagtacaataaacatgtaacataaatataataatctaaacATGTTAAACaccaaatatattaaaaactaaattcaTTAAAATCCAAACATATTAATAGTGAATAATGTGTGTGTGATCGGGTTTACAGGTTGGTTCGGGTTCCGCACCTACCCGAactgtaatacccggtctaaccgaaattaattgaataataagttaagtaggagcgaatatggttggaagatttggcaattggaatttgatgatttaaatatgatatttggattcagtgaattttttcgagtcggaagacatagttttctgcgtaaaagcgtgcagtggaattttgaccggcagtaccggctgagacctgtctggtactgcagctgagaaaattgattataagtaaataggattaagaaatgaggaattataattaagagaggtagaaatatttgaagtgcgatttagagcactaatcttaaaggttttggtccaaaattgggccaacggacaaaaataagtgaatcgggtctaagtgggcccaagatccaacatatataaacattagttatgagcatttcagctcattttaccctaaaaggaagggttggggcgctgaaattgagaagagagaagagaagagagaaaacctaactctctttgatcttcaaaccaccataacttgagctacggagctccgattgacgagccgtttgcgacCACGCGTCGCttttctcatcctctacaattctatctaagttttgtggtgagtattccattcatctctgtccatttttcgaaattctccacTGTTATACGTTTTTGGatagttagtgttgaaatcttgtgattttgggtatttagggatactccaacatggattctaagtgggttctatccctacttcatatgggctaaggtaagaagtgctcaaacccttgtgatttgtcatttttatgagccctaggttgatgtatgtatgtgatattagTTATGTTAGTGTGtttgatgatcttggtgcacaactaggagattggtgttgcttgaggagctttgatgaggcttggggctaaggttggtggagacttctaaagaagaggctcaattgatttggctacaagaggtacggtttaagttcatttaagtaccgtgtggtgtgatgagaattcctaggctagatgcccctaggattaagtttggattgtgtaaatggttggtgctaatatgtatagttggtatgtaatgtgaattaatgattgggttgagaattgtgtggccttgtatgcttggtgtattgaaaatttgatgtattgggtaatgagtattgatttgtggtttatgcatttaaattatGAAATTGGGCCAGAGGCCGTGAATTTTGGGTCGGAGGCCgaaaagaggtaaggaaggtaagttgacgtgtgcattgtatgatgacacaagtgattggatgaatttcagataatgaatatatgaatgattggttTGGTTATTGActaataaggtttgaggagttgaagtgtggaatttggtaatttttggtgaaattgtatagatgaggtatgtttggttttggttgagatatattatgtggtcatatatgtgatcatgattattgatgccttgatggtatgatgatgcatgagagatatgtatgttgtgatatatgcttgagaaataattaaggttgatttgtgggtgaaactatatgatagtgagtatgatattgattatgtataatgatgattgattggaaatagtactgttggaaattgggatgaggaaggatgtatgacatgttaatgtgtttgtaatttagccatttgtttgaaatgggtaaaaatgGTTATATGGCAGTTTTGTGaatcgtggtaaagtgttaatgtatgagttgaggaggcttgatgttgattttggtatattttgattgatttcaaaaaggtttgaaattggcatgttttggttgattttgaaaagagttgaaaatggcttgttttaaaaatggcactttgtggttttgagtgaaaacatggttttgggcatactttgatgggacataacttggactgcggatttttgtttt from Arachis stenosperma cultivar V10309 chromosome 9, arast.V10309.gnm1.PFL2, whole genome shotgun sequence encodes the following:
- the LOC130947683 gene encoding uncharacterized protein LOC130947683 → MLRGVLCATRPKPWILSAAILHASLHHSSARLLHAPPLFPQLLRRTDTRRHHSSACNHGGDFGGGGAASIWHAIMPCGGGAGSGKKLRHRGVVAVHHHDHELKGEGSWNVAWDARPARWLHRPDSAWLLFGVCACLAPPVSSVADLEATPPATATVVNRDMNTEGQGVKVDGLSSDYRVTGVLADGRCLFRAIAHGACLRNGEAAPDERRQRELADELRAQVVEELMKRREETEWFIEGDFDTYVKRIQQPYVWGGEPELLMASHVLKTPISVFMRDTSSLSLVNIAKYGEEYRNEKDMCINVLFHGYGHYDILETLSTESCLESSA